In one Corallococcus sp. EGB genomic region, the following are encoded:
- a CDS encoding HU family DNA-binding protein, with the protein MTKAELVEVVAAQSRLTKKQAAQILDSVFTNIGKAVKKDSRFSYPGFGTWSLRSRKARKIRNPQTNEMMKLKASKTVGFRPAKELKNSL; encoded by the coding sequence ATGACCAAGGCAGAGCTCGTGGAGGTGGTGGCTGCGCAGTCGAGGCTCACGAAGAAGCAAGCCGCCCAGATCCTCGACAGCGTCTTCACCAACATCGGCAAGGCGGTGAAGAAGGACTCGCGCTTCAGCTACCCCGGGTTCGGCACCTGGTCGCTGCGCTCGCGCAAGGCGCGGAAGATCCGCAACCCGCAGACCAACGAGATGATGAAGCTCAAGGCGTCGAAGACGGTCGGTTTCCGTCCGGCCAAGGAGCTG
- a CDS encoding DUF1565 domain-containing protein, whose translation MSTRLLPWLLVLLCACSRPTSRPQPQAAAELWVDGAASNGDGTRERPLRTLTEALARPGPKRVHLAAGRYEGPVQLSEGTRLMGEGPGTVLAGTGPGMTVVDASRDTAVEALQVAGGDWGMEARGPVQVHAVTFRSQARGAIRLAAGSLEGRSLRFEAGAGSQSRTCSLLDTTLPAEPPSTEAPDGLGVLVEAAAPGDAAPSLILRDGVFVGPYERAVRARGGATVRLEGVCFQGPRMALSQEGGAAEVERARASGGAGTAFSTVEGALTLVDVRVQGHEYGVTANRARVSVRGFTSEHATRAGLGLTATSGLLEDVAVKDAGSYGALQLTASDLEVRRFRLEGSREYGVVALQGRLRLRDGVITGVSTADGVAGDGLHLRQVEADVDTVSVQGAKGSCVLASQHARVTLQKARLSGCGLAGLAVDTQATLESRNIDVRDTAGSVVLAIEGGQLQVESLTAKDARGELVSTDCEEQTRVHLRHVDSSTTRGLRSPCVQLDARPRAGTPQP comes from the coding sequence ATGTCCACCCGACTGCTGCCATGGCTCCTGGTCCTGCTGTGCGCCTGCTCGCGGCCGACGTCCCGGCCCCAGCCCCAGGCGGCGGCCGAGCTCTGGGTGGACGGCGCGGCGTCGAACGGTGACGGCACCCGGGAGAGGCCCCTGAGGACGCTGACGGAGGCCCTGGCCCGTCCGGGCCCGAAGCGGGTGCACCTGGCCGCCGGCCGCTACGAGGGTCCCGTCCAGCTGTCAGAGGGAACGAGGCTCATGGGAGAGGGGCCCGGCACGGTCCTGGCGGGGACCGGCCCGGGCATGACCGTGGTGGACGCATCGAGGGACACCGCCGTGGAGGCCCTGCAAGTGGCGGGAGGGGACTGGGGCATGGAGGCTCGGGGCCCCGTCCAGGTCCATGCCGTGACCTTCCGGAGTCAGGCCCGGGGAGCCATCCGCCTGGCGGCAGGTTCACTGGAGGGCAGAAGCCTGCGCTTCGAGGCAGGAGCGGGCAGCCAGTCCCGGACCTGTTCCCTCCTGGACACAACGCTTCCCGCGGAGCCCCCCTCCACCGAGGCTCCGGATGGCCTCGGCGTGCTCGTGGAGGCAGCAGCCCCGGGGGATGCGGCGCCCTCGCTGATCCTCCGGGACGGCGTGTTCGTGGGGCCCTACGAACGCGCCGTCCGTGCCCGGGGCGGGGCCACGGTCCGCCTGGAAGGGGTGTGCTTCCAGGGGCCTCGGATGGCGCTGAGCCAGGAAGGCGGCGCGGCGGAGGTGGAGCGGGCGCGGGCCTCGGGAGGTGCGGGCACGGCGTTCTCCACGGTGGAGGGCGCGCTGACGCTGGTGGATGTGCGGGTCCAGGGCCACGAGTACGGCGTGACGGCCAACCGGGCGCGGGTGTCGGTGCGAGGCTTCACCTCGGAGCACGCCACGCGCGCGGGCCTCGGGCTCACGGCGACGAGCGGCCTGCTGGAGGACGTGGCGGTGAAGGACGCGGGCAGCTACGGAGCCCTGCAGCTCACGGCCTCGGACCTGGAGGTGCGGCGCTTCCGCCTGGAGGGTTCGAGGGAATACGGCGTGGTGGCGCTGCAGGGGCGGCTGCGCTTGCGCGACGGCGTCATCACGGGTGTGAGCACCGCGGATGGCGTCGCGGGGGACGGCCTCCACCTGCGCCAGGTGGAAGCGGACGTCGACACCGTGAGCGTCCAGGGCGCGAAGGGCTCCTGCGTGTTGGCATCCCAGCATGCGCGGGTGACGCTCCAGAAGGCCCGGCTCTCGGGCTGCGGGCTCGCCGGGTTGGCGGTGGATACACAGGCCACCCTGGAGTCCCGGAACATCGACGTGCGAGACACCGCCGGTTCCGTGGTGCTGGCCATCGAAGGAGGGCAGTTGCAGGTGGAGAGCCTCACCGCGAAGGACGCGCGAGGCGAACTGGTCTCCACCGACTGCGAGGAGCAGACGCGCGTCCACCTGCGCCACGTCGACTCGAGCACAACGCGAGGCCTGCGCTCCCCCTGCGTCCAACTCGACGCCCGCCCTCGCGCCGGAACGCCTCAGCCCTGA
- a CDS encoding alpha/beta fold hydrolase, producing MPYGQWALWGLTAAGVLVLVNVVWVLLVRRWYRLKGPLPDRLRVRCADGWELTVHARRAPVRRFAEPVLLCHGLAANRFTFDFEPPYSVAHYLTEAGFDCFSVEWRGTGHSQRPPQGRRATDFTVDDHILHDGPALLELALKESGAKQAFWLGHSLGGLVGYGVAQGPDGEKLAGLLELGAPVYLKSEPFLRTLISLGVRAAWPGSIRQAWVSASMAPFLGYLALPLSDIVVNPRHVPPRVLRQLSVNMMAAMSRKVLLQFQDWISHDAFRSYDRKTDWRAGIAKLQMPVLVMGGSADRLATAANVEAQYALLTSPDRTLHVFGRDHGDKMDYGHGDLIFGTGAPVEVYPVIREWLERRATPLPPTSAPPQG from the coding sequence ATGCCGTACGGGCAGTGGGCCCTGTGGGGGTTGACCGCCGCGGGCGTCCTGGTGCTGGTGAACGTCGTGTGGGTCCTGCTGGTGCGGCGGTGGTACCGCCTCAAGGGCCCTCTTCCCGACAGGCTGCGCGTGCGCTGCGCGGATGGGTGGGAACTGACCGTGCACGCGCGGCGGGCCCCGGTGCGCCGCTTCGCCGAGCCCGTCCTGCTGTGCCACGGGCTGGCGGCCAACCGCTTCACCTTCGACTTCGAACCACCCTACTCCGTCGCCCACTACCTCACCGAGGCCGGCTTCGATTGCTTCAGCGTGGAGTGGCGCGGCACGGGGCACTCGCAGCGTCCGCCCCAGGGCCGGCGGGCCACGGACTTCACCGTCGATGACCACATCCTGCACGACGGCCCTGCGCTGCTGGAGCTGGCGCTGAAGGAGTCCGGCGCGAAGCAGGCCTTCTGGCTGGGCCACTCGCTGGGAGGACTGGTGGGCTACGGCGTGGCGCAGGGGCCTGATGGGGAGAAGCTGGCGGGTCTGCTCGAGTTGGGAGCGCCGGTGTATCTCAAGTCGGAGCCGTTCCTGCGGACGCTCATCTCGTTGGGCGTGCGCGCGGCGTGGCCCGGGAGCATCCGGCAGGCGTGGGTGAGCGCCAGCATGGCACCTTTCCTGGGCTACCTGGCGCTGCCCTTGTCGGACATCGTGGTGAATCCCCGGCACGTCCCTCCGCGCGTCCTGCGGCAGTTGTCCGTCAACATGATGGCGGCGATGAGCCGCAAGGTGCTGCTCCAGTTCCAGGATTGGATCTCCCACGACGCGTTCCGCTCCTACGACCGCAAGACGGACTGGCGCGCGGGAATCGCGAAGCTCCAGATGCCCGTGCTGGTGATGGGCGGCAGCGCGGACCGGCTGGCCACCGCGGCCAACGTGGAGGCGCAGTACGCGCTGCTCACCTCACCGGACCGCACCCTGCACGTCTTCGGCCGGGACCACGGGGACAAGATGGATTACGGCCACGGAGACCTCATCTTCGGCACCGGCGCGCCCGTGGAGGTCTACCCTGTCATCCGCGAGTGGCTCGAAAGGCGCGCCACGCCGCTGCCTCCCACGAGTGCTCCCCCTCAGGGCTGA
- the pssA gene encoding CDP-diacylglycerol--serine O-phosphatidyltransferase, protein MKLRKLMFVLPNLFTVTSIFCGFYAITLCAGEAEPVQLYQAALAILFAMFFDGFDGRVARLTKTQSDFGMQLDSLADVMSFGAAPALLVYKWALAPMGFWGLFISFAFMACGAMRLARFNVLAMRNPHGGGGCFFVGLPIPLAAGVLVSLVISHHVASQGEALGDGARVPVAVAVGALSLLMVSTVRYRTFKDARPSRKTALVFMAMALTGAFIARQFHPAWVLVTYFIAYLLMGLVESAVSVRSRLASRKVGAVAAVAVAAGLDEEDDEDSEPNATTDDGPAFL, encoded by the coding sequence ATGAAGCTGCGGAAACTGATGTTCGTGCTCCCGAACCTCTTCACCGTCACCTCCATCTTCTGTGGCTTCTACGCCATCACCTTGTGCGCGGGTGAGGCTGAACCGGTGCAGCTGTACCAGGCCGCCCTGGCCATCCTCTTCGCCATGTTCTTCGACGGGTTCGACGGACGGGTGGCCCGCCTGACGAAGACGCAGAGCGACTTCGGCATGCAACTCGACAGCCTCGCGGACGTCATGTCCTTTGGCGCGGCGCCGGCGCTGCTCGTCTATAAGTGGGCGTTGGCCCCCATGGGCTTCTGGGGCCTGTTCATCTCCTTCGCGTTCATGGCCTGCGGCGCCATGCGGCTGGCGCGCTTCAACGTCCTCGCCATGCGCAACCCGCACGGCGGTGGCGGCTGCTTCTTCGTGGGGCTCCCCATCCCGCTGGCGGCCGGCGTGCTCGTCTCCCTCGTCATCTCCCACCACGTGGCGTCCCAGGGCGAGGCGCTCGGTGACGGCGCTCGCGTGCCGGTGGCGGTGGCGGTGGGCGCCCTGTCGCTGCTGATGGTGTCCACGGTGCGCTACCGCACCTTCAAGGACGCGCGCCCCAGCCGCAAGACGGCGCTTGTCTTCATGGCCATGGCGCTCACCGGGGCCTTCATCGCCCGGCAGTTCCACCCGGCCTGGGTGCTGGTGACGTACTTCATCGCGTACCTGCTCATGGGGCTGGTGGAGTCCGCGGTCTCGGTGCGCAGCCGGCTGGCGTCGCGCAAGGTCGGCGCCGTCGCGGCGGTCGCGGTGGCGGCCGGGCTTGATGAGGAGGACGACGAGGACTCCGAACCCAACGCCACCACGGACGACGGCCCCGCTTTCCTCTGA
- a CDS encoding CinA family nicotinamide mononucleotide deamidase-related protein produces the protein MRVELLCTGDELVTGLITDTNSTWLEARLFDLGVKVERVTLVGDVRPGITGALLEASARADVVIVSGGLGPTADDFTLECAAAAAGVTLEEDARVLGWLKERYAARGMPLNPGALRMARIPKGTEPVRNPQGSAPMVIQRLGRAHLFFLPGVPREYRALVDGEVLPRVWTWLAAEPHRTFRAFRLLRTVRLPESMLNEQVMPLAPSHPRVVFGFRTHAPENHLKLMAEAPTQEEADAALAAAEAACRQVLGTHVYGADGSEYAPVLLDLLARAGHTLAVAESCTGGLVAQQLTAVPGSSQVFIGGAVAYSEKMKSAWVGVSPDILAKHGAVSSQTALAMAEGVRAACGATFGLSVTGYAGPAGGTPEDPVGTVYCGLSGPGMEPRCERITVAGDRDRVRLFAASHVLEMLRLHLLAAPVSP, from the coding sequence ATGCGCGTCGAGCTGCTGTGCACCGGTGACGAGCTCGTCACCGGCCTCATCACGGACACCAACAGCACCTGGCTGGAGGCCCGCCTCTTCGACCTCGGTGTGAAGGTCGAACGGGTGACGCTGGTGGGGGACGTGCGTCCCGGCATCACGGGCGCGCTGCTGGAGGCCTCGGCGCGCGCGGACGTGGTCATCGTCTCGGGAGGTCTGGGCCCCACTGCGGACGACTTCACGCTGGAGTGCGCCGCCGCCGCCGCGGGCGTGACCCTGGAAGAGGACGCGCGAGTGCTCGGCTGGCTGAAGGAGCGCTATGCCGCGCGAGGCATGCCCCTGAACCCGGGGGCCCTGCGCATGGCGCGCATCCCCAAGGGCACCGAACCGGTACGCAATCCCCAGGGCTCGGCGCCAATGGTCATCCAGCGCCTGGGCCGCGCCCACCTGTTCTTCCTGCCAGGGGTCCCGCGCGAATACCGCGCCCTGGTGGACGGAGAGGTCCTGCCGCGCGTGTGGACCTGGCTCGCCGCGGAACCCCACCGCACGTTCCGGGCCTTCCGCCTGCTGCGGACCGTGCGCCTGCCTGAATCCATGCTGAACGAGCAGGTGATGCCCCTCGCGCCCAGCCACCCCAGGGTGGTGTTCGGCTTCCGGACGCACGCTCCGGAGAACCACCTGAAGCTGATGGCGGAGGCCCCCACGCAGGAGGAGGCCGACGCCGCGCTCGCCGCCGCGGAGGCCGCGTGCCGGCAGGTCCTGGGCACGCACGTGTACGGAGCGGATGGCAGCGAATACGCCCCTGTCCTCCTGGACCTGCTGGCACGCGCGGGCCATACGCTGGCGGTGGCGGAGAGCTGCACGGGCGGCCTCGTCGCGCAGCAGCTCACGGCCGTCCCCGGCTCCAGCCAGGTCTTCATCGGGGGCGCGGTCGCCTACTCGGAGAAGATGAAGTCCGCCTGGGTGGGCGTGTCTCCGGACATCCTCGCGAAGCACGGCGCCGTGTCCTCCCAGACGGCGCTCGCCATGGCGGAGGGAGTCCGCGCCGCCTGCGGCGCCACGTTCGGCCTGTCCGTCACGGGCTACGCCGGCCCCGCGGGAGGCACGCCCGAGGACCCCGTGGGCACCGTGTACTGCGGCCTGTCCGGCCCCGGCATGGAGCCCCGCTGCGAGCGGATAACGGTCGCGGGTGACCGGGACCGGGTCCGCCTGTTCGCCGCGTCCCACGTGCTGGAGATGTTGAGGTTGCACCTGCTCGCCGCCCCTGTGTCGCCATGA